The nucleotide sequence AGACGGATCACCCGTTTGTCCATCTTCTTGAGCCCGGCAGGCCTGGCAGTGCCCGAACCCAACAGCCCCCGTCCATCACGCATGTCGTACAACTCCATCCGACCGATTCCTGTAGGGCTGGGCTCAAAGACAATCAACCATGTCATCCTCCATATCTTCTGCAGGAACAAGAGGAAAATGAATTCAACTGTGGGAGGATAATAACATCAAATTGTCTGGTTTTGTATGCCTCCACTGGGACTGGTTAGAAATCTAGAAGTGCATGCTGGAGGGGGCAGAAGTTCTGAAACTTGCCGTCGATTTATCTCCCATGCATGATTTATGGCTGTTTCACATTTCTATGAAAATGGAAGCACCTCCGGTGGTTAACCAACAGTCGCTTTCCTTCTTATATTAATTATGTACAGTAGAGGTTTTCTGACCGCTTGTAATTCTCAAGGCAGGACGTTAATAATTTAGGAAGACTTTCATGCGGTTATAATTATGATTATCAACAGTATGTCTTAGATCACTGAATGTGACGAATTTAACACAAGCTCGCGGTGAAATTTTTCACATGAAGGCTCTTatttaaaaagaacaaaaagtaAACCAAACATGAAACTCACCTTCCCAAACTTAACAGCTTGCAAGAAAAGTGGCCCCTCTTTAATGATCACATCCATTGTGCTTGCTTGTTTCTGAGAGCCGATTAAAATAGTTCCTCTGTTTAAAAGAAGTAGAGACGAAGGGGGTGGAGATGCACGATGATAATTCTTATATTAGAACGTAACTTCCTTTGCAGTGGGTGTCATTTGACTAAAAATGAACCTGGTTTTCTACAAACCCAGAATACTTCAAAACCGATGCTTTTCTGTATCCTTCAGTTTGTTCATAAATAGAATTGTAAAAATTAGAGATATAATCTCAGACAAGATTTTTATTGtggttcaaataaaaaacaaacaaagcacaGGCGTTGATGTTCACAGTCACATTTATTTACACGAGATGTTGCAAacaaatgttattaaaacatgcacgAGTGGGGTATAGACAAACATTGTTTTACATCAGCTGTCTTTAAAACAACCGCTACAATCGTACCTTGAAACTTTcacacagaaatgttttactttcATAAAGCAGCACTTCTTACTGCATTTTGTAACAACAACCATCAAAAAACAATTTCACTGAAATCAATGCAAATAGAGTTTCAAGAATAATACACTTTGTACAAAATAATGAGATGACAGTGGGTAAGAACAGGGATGTAGACAGCATTAGAAATCCATCGAGCTGTTGGCCAAGTAGTCTTTGCGTCCAATGTTGGTAACCTGTTTTGTCTGCATGGCCTCCAACTTGGGACAATCTGTGATCCTGTGACCCAAACCACCACAGAATGTACAGCCTCTCTCTCCTGATATGAAAACAGagaacaaaaaagagaaaagtttTTCTAAAGATACTGCAGAGAAGTCTCACACAACCAGGAAAATTCTGCAACGTGTTCGAGACCGTTTACTTGTGTAGAAACATTTATGTCATTTGTACCTCCAATATCCAGCATTGTCTCGTCGCCCATTTGGAGGACCTGCAGTACAGGAGGAACCTTCTGCTTGGCTTCCACCAACAAAGCTTTGAGATCCATCAGCACCGACTCATCTGTGGagaaataatagaaaaatacaGATAAGGAGAAAATTAAAAGAATAAGAAGAATCAGTAAATTAACCAATTAAAACACTTACCACATCCCTTGTTGATAAAAGTTGTGGCTATTCCAGTCTTTCCTGATCGACCTGTTCTGCCTATTCTGTGGACTGTGGAGCAACATAAATGTTATACATACTGTCAGCATGCCTAAAAACTGACACGCATGAAATATTTTGTCATTGGGATGCACTGAAAAGTCCCCTTTAAGTTTGATAAGCACAAATCTGATCACATACCATAGTTCTCGATCTCCTCTGGCATGTCGTAGTTGACCACGTGTTGTATAGCTGGGAAATCCAGACCTTTCGAAGCGACATCAGTAGCTACCAAAACATCTTTCTTTCCCCCTTTGAATGCCTCAATGGCTTTGGTTCGCTCCTCTTGGTCTGAAAAGCACACCTGGAGTTTAGTATCGTTGTAACACAACAGAAGGCTACAGTCAGAGCAGCATCTCAAACTGATACCCAGTGGGTAACGTGTGTAGCCGCAGGGGCTCAGCTCGTATGAGGCTGATTGATGACGTTTGGACTACAAACTGAGACAGAGATGAATGAGGAAGTACCTTTTCCTCCATGTATAGCCACGGCCTCCACACCTTTAAGCAGCAGATACTCATGTATGGCATCCACATCTGCTTTCTTCTCTGCAAATAGTAAAACCTAAGACGTAATGTTGAAAACGTAAGAAATTCGATTTTCTTCAAAGAGAGATGCAACACGAATTAAACGAGGGGTCTACGCACTGGAGGTGTAGTCTTCTGGAGACACTCGAGCAGATAAACCATTTTGGCCTCTTCTTTGACATACTCCACTTCCTAAGAACAcacaaatttaaatgaaatttgaTTAAATTGCAGCATTTATAAGAGCATCAAAtcatcgttttttttttactgaagcATTTGAGGATTGTTTTCTAAAAGCAATAAGGCATTTAAGGCTGTGTTCTTTTGGACACTAATAGTCACATGAATCTTTTACCTGAATGACGTCCAAACTCGCAGCTCCAGCGCGGCCCACGTTGATAGTGATAGGCTTAACTAAAGCACTTTTGGCAAAGTTCTGGATCTTCTTGGGCATAGTGGCACTGAAGAGCAGTGTTTGTCTCTGAccctaaacacaaacataacCATGAAAATCTAACTTGAAATCCCTTCTAATACCTAAATTCATAACAATCAAGTTCATCCAATTGTTGATAAAAGGGCCATAAAAGATTTAAACTATATTTAAGGATTTAATCCGTAATGTTCCTTCTCCATCTCTATCTGATACATAAAATTGTAGGTTAATTGAATCacttaattttacataaattgaagtcaaatgacatcaaactggCATTTCCCTCAAAACTGTACCCGACAGCTTAAACTATTATTATTGATCAGGGTTGATATatcatgtcaatcaaaagagaaaAACGCAacgaatttgtgctctgtatatagaaaatgttaagaaacatcaccagtttgacattcaatattaatagacattatttgaattaataacattcagaaagtgaaGAAATACTAATTTTATCTTCAGAATCGCTATCAGCAGATATCATTCTGAATAATCGTCTATcatatcggtggagaaatttagtatctgTACATCTCTATTCATTATTATACGCTTACAGTAAAGCGGCGTAAGGAAATATTCTTGAACACTACATTTTTATgcacttgctcaataactgatacgttcatttttaaccaaaaaagttacagattgcagctttaaagtgatagttcacccaaaaataaacattctgtcatgatttactcactctcttgtcatttcaaacctgtatgactttcttccgcagagcacaaaagaagatattttgaagaaagatggtaaccaaacagcactggaccccattcacttctattgtacggacacaaaaccaatgcaagcgaatggggtccagttaacatttttcaaaatatcttttgtgctctgtcatatacaggtttgaattgacgagagagtgagtaaatgatgacagaatttgtatttttgggtgaactatgacttTAATATACATCCCTTAATAATACATAACAGAATCATGAGGAGGATTGCAAGAAAAATAACCTTAAAGTAAGAGAAGATGGTCCTGATGTCCTCTTCAAAACCCATATCAATCATCCTGTCAGCTTCATCCAGAGCCAGATACCGACAGATGTCCAGACTCACCATCTTTTTGTTCAGTAGATCCATCAGTCTGCCCGGAGTGGCCACCATCATATGAACCCCACTGCAGTTACACAGTCACAGGTATAAGGGGTTATCAGATGCAGTCAGCATCGTAGTGTTTTGTTAAAGACAACCGCCAAATGTAAATCTATTTTTCTGACTTACCGTTTGACCACCTCCATCTGTTCTTTCACAGACATGCCTCCAATACACAAGGCACATCGCAACTGAGGAGCTCCCTCATCTTCCAGCAACTTACAGTAGTACTCAATTATAGTATGAGTCTGCCTCGCCAGCTCCCTCTACAGACGGAAAGAGACCAGAATTTTACAGGCTGTTTGGTGCATAACAAGCTATAAAACCATCAAGCAGcatgtgagtgagagagagtgggcTTACAGAAGGGCAGATGATGAGGCCGTACGGTCCCTCGTTCTTACAGAAAGGCAATCTTTTCTCCTGCTCCAGACAGAACATGGTGATGGGCAGCGTGAACACAAGGGTCTTTCCTGAGCCGGTGAAGGCGATACCAATCATGTCTCGGCCTGAGAGACTAGACAGACCATAAAGCCAGTTATATTTCTGTTCTGTGCATTTGATTTAATTAcgcaaaaaacacaacacaacactaaaacaacttaaAAGCCCCCTTGCACTGCATACCTGAggggttaaataaataaaaatcctgaactttttttggggggttgcGAGAGTAGACACATA is from Triplophysa rosa linkage group LG13, Trosa_1v2, whole genome shotgun sequence and encodes:
- the LOC130563834 gene encoding probable ATP-dependent RNA helicase DDX41, with the translated sequence MDATKRSYTEDRSGSEGSEDDDYVPYVPVKIRKQHVLQKVMRLRGKGLTDEEQKDSGGEQKDEDEGLGPRSNVSLLDQHQHLKEKAEARKESAKEKQLKEEEKILESVAEGRALMSVKEMAKGITYEDPIKTSWKAPRYILTMQPARHERVRKKYHILVEGDGIPPPIKSFREMKLPQAILKGLKKKGIIHPTPIQIQGIPTILSGRDMIGIAFTGSGKTLVFTLPITMFCLEQEKRLPFCKNEGPYGLIICPSRELARQTHTIIEYYCKLLEDEGAPQLRCALCIGGMSVKEQMEVVKRGVHMMVATPGRLMDLLNKKMVSLDICRYLALDEADRMIDMGFEEDIRTIFSYFKGQRQTLLFSATMPKKIQNFAKSALVKPITINVGRAGAASLDVIQEVEYVKEEAKMVYLLECLQKTTPPVLLFAEKKADVDAIHEYLLLKGVEAVAIHGGKDQEERTKAIEAFKGGKKDVLVATDVASKGLDFPAIQHVVNYDMPEEIENYVHRIGRTGRSGKTGIATTFINKGCDESVLMDLKALLVEAKQKVPPVLQVLQMGDETMLDIGGERGCTFCGGLGHRITDCPKLEAMQTKQVTNIGRKDYLANSSMDF